One genomic region from Drosophila subpulchrella strain 33 F10 #4 breed RU33 chromosome 2R, RU_Dsub_v1.1 Primary Assembly, whole genome shotgun sequence encodes:
- the LOC119551815 gene encoding uncharacterized protein LOC119551815 produces MNSSKVLVSKRILAFGFSNLVKCRGMSRLDDLYYKPGSMKDRTFKRTWAEQQVEQPEVGERLDDTKYNPGRWTEREYQATWQEPVYEDPQEEVEDSRSQKEPSPAPVLRRSFDPNRRLQRIAIPASQFISQFISTQSKNKRRYIEAAGDRMAFDGYQLA; encoded by the coding sequence ATGAATTCGTCAAAAGTATTGGTGAGCAAAAGGATACTGGCCTTTGGATTTAGCAACCTCGTAAAGTGTCGTGGAATGTCGCGACTAGACGACCTTTACTACAAGCCGGGTTCGATGAAAGATCGCACCTTCAAGCGGACTTGGGCGGAACAGCAGGTGGAGCAGCCGGAAGTTGGGGAGCGCTTGGATGACACCAAATACAACCCAGGTCGCTGGACAGAGCGCGAGTATCAGGCCACCTGGCAGGAACCCGTTTATGAAGATCCCCAGGAAGAGGTAGAGGACTCCCGAAGCCAAAAGGAACCATCTCCTGCCCCTGTGCTACGGCGATCCTTCGATCCCAATAGGCGACTCCAGAGGATCGCCATTCCCGCCAGTCAGTTCATTTCGCAGTTCATCTCCACCCAAAGCAAGAACAAGAGGCGTTACATAGAAGCTGCCGGAGATCGAATGGCTTTCGATGGTTACCAACTGGCCTGA
- the LOC119551806 gene encoding uncharacterized protein LOC119551806, with protein sequence MLRMLRQKCRSLVDRSLPCIESLVNACAALKGDWSKPKGLSPIQTSGGSSVLRQHLVRRNYSSQSQDDDCGAPKKCETEKAAGSKSCGPAHFKGTICDAAKGGRPKKKEAKKEKSNKVKTPARLKSMWYIPGCEYEPKCDVNVRYDIRHYRISDKEARQYQVTWNECPRLVIKPKKVCIHQKHPRPKPCRRQRKATAATARPPMPMLNPMECRKPEDASPCPRWVLPCCKPGRVPPSCHRVRRPTDCTKRPAPYPSFSECQRDELTKGAPIECLCLRIPMACEMWAELRRRIARGKGAVLKCGEL encoded by the coding sequence ATGTTGCGAATGTTGCGTCAGAAGTGTCGTTCGCTCGTGGATCGCAGTCTGCCGTGCATAGAGTCTTTGGTGAATGCCTGTGCCGCGCTCAAGGGCGACTGGTCCAAGCCGAAGGGCCTAAGCCCCATCCAGACCTCTGGTGGCTCCAGTGTGCTGCGCCAGCACCTGGTGCGCCGCAACTACAGTAGTCAGTCGCAGGACGACGACTGCGGGGCGCCCAAGAAGTGCGAGACGGAGAAGGCGGCGGGCTCCAAGTCCTGCGGTCCTGCCCACTTCAAGGGCACCATCTGCGATGCGGCCAAGGGCGGCAGGCCCAAGAAGAAGGAGGCCAAGAAGGAGAAGAGCAACAAGGTGAAGACGCCGGCCCGACTAAAGTCCATGTGGTACATTCCCGGCTGCGAGTACGAGCCCAAGTGCGACGTGAACGTGCGCTACGACATCCGGCATTACCGCATCTCGGACAAGGAGGCCCGCCAGTACCAGGTGACGTGGAACGAGTGCCCCCGGCTGGTGATCAAACCCAAGAAGGTGTGCATCCACCAGAAGCATCCGCGTCCCAAGCCGTGCCGACGTCAGCGCAAGGCTACGGCGGCCACCGCCCGTCCCCCGATGCCCATGCTCAATCCCATGGAGTGCAGGAAGCCGGAGGACGCCTCGCCCTGTCCCCGCTGGGTCCTGCCCTGCTGCAAGCCCGGCCGCGTCCCGCCCAGCTGCCACCGCGTGCGGCGACCCACCGACTGCACGAAGCGCCCGGCGCCGTATCCCAGCTTCTCGGAGTGCCAGCGTGATGAGCTGACCAAGGGAGCGCCCATCGAATGCCTCTGCCTACGGATCCCTATGGCCTGCGAGATGTGGGCGGAGCTGAGGAGGAGGATCGCCCGCGGCAAGGGGGCGGTCCTCAAGTGCGGCGAGCTGTAG
- the LOC119551812 gene encoding uncharacterized protein LOC119551812: MSLWRSVTSKGQTRLINRFAGVVSQRSYAEDHNPSPKCNRDSGKGCGKFTGCGDPRFEVKQPPPVEDSFQFHHLVKMPPDCCDDPCRERFPPYDQCYYKISDKAKRKYQVTWVECPPIQIKPKKICCFEAGIRPPIPRRKRKEFVADVKCPTEQVCPVAEGLCPKIKMPGCKAVDKVSCHVVRRVTDCTKVKAPYPSFSECSKSAIRKPRGIECNCLAIPSACDLIRELQKNEGNPRKGNCGGSRG, from the coding sequence ATGTCTCTGTGGCGCAGTGTAACTTCAAAGGGACAAACTCGATTAATAAACCGTTTCGCGGGAGTGGTTAGCCAGCGCTCTTACGCCGAGGACCACAATCCATCGCCCAAATGCAATCGCGATTCCGGCAAGGGATGCGGCAAGTTCACGGGCTGTGGTGATCCCCGCTTCGAGGTGAAGCAGCCGCCACCGGTGGAGGACAGCTTCCAGTTCCATCACCTGGTGAAGATGCCTCCCGACTGCTGCGACGACCCCTGCCGAGAGCGATTCCCTCCCTACGACCAGTGCTACTACAAGATCTCCGACAAGGCCAAGCGCAAGTACCAGGTCACCTGGGTGGAGTGCCCGCCCATCCAGATAAAGCCCAAGAAGATCTGCTGCTTCGAGGCGGGCATCCGTCCTCCCATCCCGCGGCGCAAGCGCAAGGAGTTCGTGGCCGACGTCAAGTGTCCCACGGAGCAGGTGTGTCCTGTGGCCGAGGGCCTCTGCCCCAAGATCAAGATGCCGGGCTGCAAGGCCGTGGACAAGGTGTCCTGCCACGTTGTGCGGCGGGTCACGGACTGCACCAAGGTCAAGGCGCCGTATCCCTCCTTCTCCGAGTGTTCCAAGTCGGCGATTCGCAAGCCCCGCGGCATAGAGTGCAACTGCCTGGCGATTCCGAGTGCCTGCGACCTAATCCGCGAGCTCCAGAAGAACGAGGGAAATCCCCGAAAGGGCAACTGCGGCGGCAGCAGAGGTTAA